gcGTTGCTCACAGCTCTGACCTCACCCGGCACCGGAGCCTGCCCACGGAGGAGAAACCCTACAAGTGCCCGGCCTGCGGGAAGGGGTTCCGGGTGAGCTCCCACCTCGTCCCCCACCAGCGCGTCCACGTGGGCGAACGCCCTTCTGCTGTCCCGAGAGTGCGAAGGGCTTCAGCCACAGCGCCCAGCAGGTCAAGCCCCGCCGGACCCACATGGGCGAGCGCCCCCACTGTGGGAGGGCCCCTGGGGCCAGCTCCACCCTCATCACCCACCAGCGCACCCACAGAGCCGAGTGCCCCTTCCAGGGCCCCGTCTGCAGGAAAAGCTTTGGCCAGGTTTCGGGGCTCACCCGGCACCAGAGGATGCACACCAGGCAGTGCCCCTACAAATGCCCCAACAGCGCCGGGGAGTCCGGGCATGGTGCCCTGAGGTGATCGCTGACCCCCTGGCTACCCAGCCCCCCGACAGGCTCCCCCTCACCACTGCTGGCCCTCTCCAgcagcctgggggggaggggagggaaagccccgaccagcccctcctccacgctgggtgcagggggtgccaGCCAGGAGGTGAAGTGGCTCCAAACAGACATTTCTTCTGCTCTCAGGACCCAGCTGATTTCCAGCGGTCGGACAGAGCCAGGAAGTTACTATCCCAACCCTGGTTCTGTCCAGAGAGACTTTACCAGCCCGGCATGCCAGGGCACGAAGCAGCAGGGGTTGATCCCTGAGCCCgcaggggccgaggctggggtgTCCGGCAGAGCCACCCGGTGCCCAGAGACCTGGattcagctggcgtaaatcagccGCAGCCCCAATGGGGTCGGTGGGGCTCGGTCCCTGGCTGGCGTGAatcggccccagccccagtgggGTCGGTGGGGCCGGGTCCCCGTCTGGCGTGAatcggccccagccccagtgggGTCTGTGTGGATTCACActggctggggatctggcccctccGCCTATCAGCCCCGCCGACTGACCGATCTCTGCAGGCCCAAGCCAGCTGGGCGTGTAAATGCTGGTTAGCGGGGATGGCCTGGCTGGTGTCACAGCAGCTCACCAGCGTCTCCGGGACAGGCTGGCTCCGTACGTTCACAGTTTCTGTCCTTTGGTTAAGCTAGCGTCAGCCGGTGGTAAATgaaaagctggggggagaagggtgcaGAGGGCCGGGGCGTCGGACAGGCCCACGGGAAGGGAGCCGAGGTTGCACTggggtctccagggctgggtctctgaTTGGGCGCGTCGTGTCATTCGCTCATTACACAAGAGTAACCTGGGCCCCAACCCCCCGTGTTTGTTAACGACACGGAGACGCGGCCCTGGCTGGGTTCTGGCAGCTTCCGACGCGCAGAGCACGGTGAGTGCCTCGGGAGGCTCACGGGCTGGTTAAAGGGAAGCTGCCCTATTCCAGGTGACGCGACACGGACTCGTCAGATCTCCGCCGTCGAGGGCCTCTGCTAACTGCCATTGTATTACCATAGCGTCTCAGGGACCAGGGCCCCCGGTGCCAGCGGCTGGCCCTACCCGTGGAAGAGACAGTCCTGCCCCgaggagcttacactctaaacagGCAAAGCAGAAGTTCTCCCCATTCACAAGTAGGGAGATGAGGCACGGAGAGATtgagtaacttgcccaaggtcagccagcagctcagtggcagagtcaggaataggacccaggcgtcctgcgaTATAGCCCAGTGTTTTCCCCATGCTACCCTTCTTTCTACCTCCAGCACATGGTCACTCCCCTAGGACCAGCTCTGCGTTTCTTTCTCTAGCTTCTGGGTTAATTGGCCCATAGTGTCAGTTAGTAAAACGGGCAGCCGGGTTTCCTCTCATTCAGGAAGGAAGGACGGGGCGCGGGGAAGGGCCTGGGGCGGGGTTGAAATGCAGCATCCAGAACCGGGCCCTGGCACTCAGGGCCGGGGCTGTTTGGGGTTTTCCTGCCCGAACCAGGAGGACTAAAGCGGCTTTGCGTTTCCCAGTCGCCCTGAGTCCTTTGTCTGAGAGAACAGGAGTGTAAACGGGGCGATGGGCCCCCCAGAAAATGCTCTTGAGGGGTTTATCGGCGACACCGTATAACCTGCTTGTTCTGCTCTGTGACCCGCGTAGGCCTGGAAGGTTTCGCCCCAAGGCTGAGTTTCGGATCCCTCCCCCGGGAGCTCCCTACGTGACAGGCCCCGCTACGCCGGCTGGGGAGTTCCCCTGCGTGATCCACACGCAGGCCGGCCCCATGGCCCAGCCAGGCCTTGTGCAGCCCCCGCTGGGCTCCCCTGtggcctctctgctcccccacacccctgctgATCCCAGCCAGGCCGGAGCAGGGGTCCGATACGGGTGTCAACCCCTCTGTCTCTCCAAGGGACGTACCCGGCCCCCGTTCCCAGCGTGTCTGAGCCTcgcgggctctggggcagggatacTCGGACTGCGGCTCGCACGCCCCGAGGGCCTGCTCACCCCATCTCCTGCGGCTCTTTCCAGCTCCCGGTAGGAAAACGCCCCGTGATTGAATTATTAACCCGGCTCGGTTATTAACCCGCCAGCCGGCTTTTCCTGTGTTCTTAGCCAGTGACCTGATCAACTTGCCAGTTGTTAGCATGTTTGTTGTGAGAataacacacacccccacacaccccacagctcccctgtgACCCTGCTTCACTGGGGAGAGACTGGAGGGAATGAAACAAGGACTTCACACCCCGGCGGCTCTTTGGGGTCATGCGGGTCGCTCTGAGGTCCCAGTGTCTAATACATGAATCTTGGGGTGTCACCCCATGGCCGGCAGGACCCAGAGGCTGAGGGCCTGGCCCAAGCTGTCCCAGGCCCCCCGGGGCGAGCTGGCAATTGCAGACGGGTCTCCCAGGCGAGCGCCCCAACCCCGGGGTATCTGGGTGCCCCGTCCAGCCCCCCCTTGCTGCTCAGGCAGGCAGCCCTGGAGCAGGGGAGCTGagcgggtgggggcagggggctgcaggactGGGGGGCCCAGCATGGGATTGGGGagcagccagagctgggcaggcGCTTTGCTTGGCCCTGGTCCTGCTGGTTCCCCCCCAGACACGGGTCTGTGATTCCGGGAGCCTCCAGGCCCCTCCGGGAGGGTGGGAACCGCCCGGGAGAGGCGGGTCCGGGGGCGGGTCCATGCCCCCCCATCCCGGGGGccgctctccccgcccccccgcccgggGGTTGGGCTTCCTGGGTCAGCGCCGCGGCTGCATCCGCGCCCGGCCCCGCTGCTGCGCCCGGCccgggcggggggagcccgggggcCGCGCTGGGCTGGAGCCGCCCCTGGGCCGCGCAGCGCCGAGCTCCGCCGGGGGAGCTGCTGAGCCGGGGCCGGCAGGTGCGGGGGGGCCGCGGGGGGGGcgtgtggaggtgggggggctggaagggggcgggcaggagcagcCCCCACCGGCTGATGGGCACCGGGCAGGGGGGAGACTGAGATCTGAACATCCCAcagcccccccggccctcccagagcccccccaccctgggTGTCTGTAGCGGGGACAGTGAGACCCCTGGGGCTGTGGTACCCCCCGGGGTGGTAtccgcctccctgccccccgggcCCATCCCGCCCGGTATCCtgccccctccttgccccctGGGTCAGCCCCATGGGCCCATCCCCCCCGGTATCCTGCCCCCTGTCTGCCCTGCGGGTCACCCCCATGAGCCCATCCAGCCCGGTATcccgtcccctccctgccccccaggtcaGCCCCACGGGCCCATCCCCCCAATATCCTGCCCAATCCCCGCGCCCCGGGTCAGACCGGTCGAGCTCTGTAtctctccaccccactccctgcgcCCTGGGCCAGCCCGAAAAGGGGCTCCATTAGAATCACGGACCCTTCCACGTGACAAACGTGGGGCTAcgtccccagccctgatctcgcCTGTCCCCGTCCCCCGAGCAGGATTTCTCATCCCTGGGCCGGACGTGCTCTCCTGGATGGAGCGAGGGGCAGAGCGGTGGGTCCCGGGTCCCCGGGGTGCTGAGGAGACCCCGAGAGACGCCCGCACAGGTGAGGAATCGCTTAAACCGAGTCGGAAACCGGGGCAAACCCCCCAACATGGGGTGTCGTTATTACTATTTGCATTAGCAGAGCTCGTGGGCCGGGACCCCACCGCGCTGGGTGCTGTACGACCCCCGCAGAGGCTGCCCCGCCCTGCACAGCTCCCAGTCTGACTAGGCCGGACGGACACAGGGCGGGAGGGGAAGCGGGCCCAGAGAGGGGACGTGGCTTGTGCAGGGTCACCCGGCAGCAGGGCCGGGAACAGAGCCCGGAGTCCCGAACCAGAGGACAGCGGCTGGCTCACGCTGCCTGTTCTCAGAGACCCCCCGCCCTATGGCTCGGGTGCCCTGACGCCTGGGGTTTGCTCCTGTGCTCGCTTTGGCTGTGCCCTTATTCAGTTCACTTCAAAGGCACCGGGAGGCCTAGTGGATACAGCTCTGGCCTgcgagtcaggagagctgggtttgcgtttggggggcagtgcctcagtttccccattgtacagatggggataATGACCACGACCTGCCTTGTAGCTAGGGattattttctttctgaaaatctgtgACAATTTAAGCCGGTGGGGGCCTCAGGGAGCTCCTGCAGCCAGGTGCTGCCTGGAAATGTGATGGCCACGTGCTGCAGGAAGGGAGACGTCTGTCTAGTCCCATCCCTAGCTCCTACCCCATCCATCCGTCATCCCTAGATCCTagtgtgtttgtctgtctgtttgtccCCCTGGTGAATAGCTCCAAGTTCAGAGCCTCCCAGCAGGGACAGGGTGAAATTGACCTGATCCCTCTCACAGCAGCGCTGAAACTGACCAGATTCTTGCCAATTTCCCTTTGCTTCTGCTGCTGGGGAAGCTCTGGGGAGCAGCAGCCCAGACACCCGGCTccctgtctgcagactcaggaaggcagcacagcagctgcGAATCATCTCCCCAGCCAGACGGGCTGGGGACGTCAGTGCATTGCTTTGAAATGAGCGCTGATCCCCGCAGGGCTCCCGGCTCGGGTCTCTCCCTGAGGGGCAGATTCCCAGCCACAGGGGAATGTTCTTTGCTTTGCCACCCCCCTTTCCGAGTCGAGACTGACCCGTGTCTGGATTCTCTCCCGGCAGCCGAGGGGCTGATGAGTGAGACCGAGGAGAATCCCGAACAGGACGGTCCGGAGCCAGCAGAACTGTATGGGACGTTACCGGGAAGTTCCCAGAGTCCTCAGCGGGGAGCAGCCTGCGAGCGTCAGGAGGCGGAGAGACCGGGCGAGTCCGCGCCGTACAGGGCAGATTTAACAGGCCCCCACAGGACCgcggcccagcccagagcctccctgGGAGACAGACTCTTCACCTGCCCCGAGTGCGGGAAGGGCTTCGGCCAGAGCGCGCACCTGCTCCGGCACCAGACCGTGCACACGGGGGAGCGGCCCTACAAGTGCCCCGAGTGCGGGAagggcttcagccagagctcgGACCTGACCACGCACCGGCGCGTCCACACGGGCGAGGAGCCCTACGCCTGCGCCGAGTGCGGCAAGCGCTTCGCCCAGAGCTCCAACCTGATCCGGCACCAGCGCACCCACACGGCCGAGACCCCCTACCGCTGCCCCGACTGCGGCAAGCGCTTCCGCCGCACCTCCCACCTGGCCATGCACCGGCGCgtccacaccggggagcggccctaccGCTGCCCCGACTGCGGCAAGCGCTTCAGCCACAGCTCCCACCTGCACCGGCACCGGCGCGTCCACACGGGCGAGCGGCCCCACCGCTGCCCCGAGTGCGGGAAGGGCTTCGGCGTCAAGTCCACCCTGGTGACGCACCGGCGGGTCCACACGGCCGAGCGGCCCTACGCCTGCGCCGAGTGCGGCCGGGCCTTCGCCCAGAGCTCCACCCTCAACCGGCACCGGCGCACCCACGCGGCCGAGCGGCCCTACCGCTGCCCCGAGTGCGGCAAGCGCTTCCTCCAGAGCTCCAACCTGGTCACCCACCTGATTCTGCACACGGGCGAGCGCCCCTTCCACTGCCCCCGCTGCCAGAAAAccttcagccagagctccaaCCTCAGCCGCCACCAGAGGACCCACACCGGGCCCcgagcctgcccctgccccgagtgcgGGGAGAGTGTCCAGCGCGGCGCCGGCCTCTCCGCCCACCAGAGACGCCATGCGGGGCAGGAGACCCCCTCGCCGCCCTGCTAGGGTCCCCTGGTCCCCGCCCACCAGAGACGCCACGCGGGGCAGGAGACCCCATCGCCGCCCTGCTAGGCCCGGCTGGTCCCCTGGTCCCCGCCCACCAGAGACTCCACGCGGGGCAGGAGACCCCCTCGCCGCCCTGCTAGGCCCGGCTGGTCCCCTGGTCCCCGCCCACCAGAGACGCCACGCGGGGCAGGAGACCCCATCGCCGCCCTGCTAGGCCCGGCTGGTCCCCTGGTCCCCGCCCACCAGAGACGCCACGCGGGGCAGGAGACCCCCTTGCCGCTCTGCTAGAGCCAGCCAGAGTGAGGGGTGCGCTCCCCTATTCCCTCACGCCTCTCCCTAGTATCCGGCCACCCCATCCCTGCTAGCAGCTGATCAGACCCCTCCTCTGGCTCTGCCAAGCCCAGGCATCCCAGATCAGCTCCTCCTCACGGCTGGGTCCCGGAACCTGCCACCTCCCTCTGATTCCCCAGCCATGGAAAACACGGGGGCTGCatcctgcctggctggagccgTGTCCTGGGGGGCGCTGCCCTCTCCCTTTGGTGCTCCCCATGGAGCTGGGTGCTGGGGTGGCTCGCATGTGATGGGCTGTGCCGGGGCTTGGCTGGTAGGACGGAGAGCCAGTCCCACTCGCTCTCATTTCTCCGTGTCTCCCCAAGGAACGTGGCACTGTGCACCCTGTCAGTGGTACCCCAGAGCCCTTGTCagagctccctgctgcctgggggaCTTGGCAAGTGCTGTCACCCCCTTCCCAGCTGTATTTAACAAGCTGTATTTATGATGAGGCGTTCCATTCTAGTTCAGTGGATAAAAGGCCGATGACGTCGTCCCGGGATGGCCGAGGCCGCCCGACCGGGCCAGGAGTCCAGCGAGGTCTCTCCTGCGCATCCCTTTGCCtcatttctcctcttccccctccccagagagTTCAGTGCTGGATGGACCCTGCAAGTGATCAATAAACCATGTAGAAAAGACCAGGAGTCGCTGCGTCGGGAAGCTCCAGGGTTTCTGTCGGCTGAGGGCGAGAGTCACGGACCGGGAGTGAGAGGctgagaggggtgtgtggggggggaccaTGAGTCCCTGATCCCTGCAGTGTGGGGAGgtaggggcaggcagggagcatggGAGGACGGCggtacagggctgggggctgcggggttTCTGTTGGCTGAGGGTGAGAGTCATGGACTGAGAGCTAGCAGCTGACCCagagaggatggggtgggggctgtgagtCCCTCATCCCTGCAGTGGCGGGGAggtaggggcaggagggagtgtgggaggACGGCggtacagggctgggggtggcagggttTGTTTCTCAGATCTGGATGCCGAGGCTGTGAATGCTTTGCATTGGGGAGGGATGGGAGGCAGCTGATGAGTGTCCGATGGAATTGTGCTGATGCCAGAGGGATGAAACAGGCGCCCCCAGGATGGGAGGGGGCGTCTCCTGATTGCTGGGACCCCGAGCAGGGCTGAGGTGTGTCCCCCCCAACTGGACCTGTAGCCAGGCCAAGCCTGTCACTgatgggaggggaagaagaggggcccagcagccccagctggTCCCTCCCGCCCGGGCAGGGATGGCAGAGACAGTCTGTCACCCCCACAAGCAGAGCTGGAAACTCCGGGGGGATCAAAGCCTCTGCCAGGATTGGAAAAGCTGACGCTGTCGGTGTTGCTGGTGGATGAGGGGTTAATGCAGCAGTGCCCAGTGGCTGCAGCGTGTGGGGCTAGCAGTGCCCGATGTGGGGCTAGCGGTGCCGGATTGCAAAGGCTGGGGAGAGGCCCAGGACCGGCAGAGGGGTCAGCTCTGGTTCGGTGGCATTCACAGGCAGAAGTCTGGAAATGGCAGAAGACCGTAACATGGCTCAGACcagtggggtgtggggctgtGGCCTGAAACGCCCGGCAAGGCGAGCCGCTGGGGAAGGCTGCGCGAGGCGTGAAGGCGCGTCTGTCCTCCAGGCCACGGGCCTACGGGCAAGGCCTTTAGATGCAGAGGGTCCCAGGCAAAGCACATGTATATGGAGACTGAGGGAgtccaaggccagacaggaccactgtgatcatctggctGACCCCctggatagcacaggccagagaccggCCCTACGATCAATAATGGGGCAGATCTCGGAAAAAACCAGCCAGCTGTGATTTAAACATGGTCAGGGTGGAGAATCTACCCCAGCcgtcggtaaattgttccaatggttagttaccctcactggTAAAAACGTACACCTCGCTCCCGGTCTGACTGTCTCCAGATAGGAAGCGCACCTTGCCGAAAAAGAAGAAACTGTCCTCTTAGTAATTGAAATCACAGAGAAACCAGCACCGTTTCCGCTGGAGTGCACAGAAATGGGACGGAGGCTAGTGCGGCGTGTAAGACGTTACCACGTTAGATGTCTCTGCAGTTCAAACACACGCCACAATTCAAGTCAGCGTGCACGTTTTCTCGTTTATGTCCCACAACTAAAACAGAACTGAGGTTTGGCAGTTAGAGGGTAGCTTTGCGCTCTCACCGATAGTGTCACGTTACAAGGGAGAGATCTGAGACTGTCTCTCTCTGGCAAGTCTCACTCACCCTGCGGAGACCGGATGGCTGCAGGGGGGAGTGAGAAACCGGGCAGAGCAGAACAAGTGACGTAACGAAGTTGCTAGTTCTCAGTAGCACTTCAAGTTAGGAGCTGAGTTTAAATAAGACAACGCAGAACTGAACCATTAAACAAGGAATTGTTACAGAGCTCTCCCAACAGGCAGGGCAGCTCCCGATGGCGGAAAATACCCAGCAAGACAATTGTGAGCTTGCGGTTAGTTCTTTAAACAACAGCAAAATAGCTGCAGTAAGTTGGTCCCTGTAAGATCAGCCTTATCCCACCAAACACGCAAATGTTATTTCTGTGCAATTACAGTGCTCTCCCGGTGAGAAACAAACACGGGGATTTAGCCACCAGCACTTCGTTGCAGGGCATCCATTTAACCCTGTAACTCCGTCCAGATTCTTAGGAGAAGATTTCAATGCTTAAGGCTATTTCAGGGCTATATCCCCCCCACGTTTACAGTGATTTTGCTTGGCATTTCTTTGGAACCAGGATATTTTACTGGTATCTGTGGACGTTGTTAAGTTTAAGAATTTCAATGCAAAGATCCAAGACATTTCTGGGACACAAATCTGAACTAGGAGGGAGATCAGGGTTCTGGAAGATGTGTGCTTTACAGGGCCAAAGTCTGGCTTCCTTCAAAGCACAGAAATTCCCTGTGGAACCGTCGCAGTGAGCACTGCCTGTTCAATCGTCTCGTCCTTTGGTGCAAAGGGGGATggttctctccccttccttttggtGTCCGGAGTCTCCTGGCGTGATGGTGGGGATGGGgatttattattgtatttttaCGTAGCTAGGTTTGGCTTGTCAGACAAGCACTTTCTTTCCTCGGGTTGTGTGTATTTGGGACTTCAGACCTCTAAGGTTCCAAAACCCAGGTTCTTGTCCATAAAGGACTTTTAGTTAAAAGAGACTCCCTCTTGGGAGAGCAAAGTTCCTGACCTTTGCGTGCGTAGGAGGGTTCTTCCCCAGTCGGGAGCGAGATGCCCGGGCGTTCCAGACCTCAGGGGCTTTAGATGAAGGCTGCTCTCGGGGGAAGAGAGTCGGGTCTCTTCGCGGACAGATCCAACAAACTGGGATTTTGCAACATTTTGTATATAGTTCTTTTCCTATTCAGTTGTACTGAGGGGCTAGCTCGGTTCCAAAAACCGATCAGTTTATTGTGTCCGTCATCAGCCATCGGGCAGGCCCGGATTTTGGGGTAGATTCAGTTGCAAATTGTAAATTTGTCCAACAGTGTCACTGAATGTTTCTTACCCATCCAGCTGGCCTGCTGGATCCAGAAATAGCCACCTCTCCAGGGCGTCCAGCCTCCCTGGGAATTCCTCAGGGGCTTCAGCACCGTTGATTCAAATGTACGCTGACCGAGTCGTTGAAATGTCGTTTGGCTCGATGTTCTGTTGTTACTTCCTGGGCCATTTCAGCATAGAAAGAAAGCTTCTGCTGTAACGTGGTAATTATTTTCTGGGAGTTTTGCTACATTGCAGAGTTTCATGGTTTGTTCTTTTTTCTGCTGGTTCTTAACTTTAATTTGAGGACAGTTCATTCCATCTTTCTCTTAAGAATAAGAAGTTTTCCCCAATTTGATTCTAATTTTAAACAACTTCTAGGTTTATTATCAAAAAAATCTCCTAATTCCCAGTAACTAAAATATTCTGGCTATCCCAGGCATTATCCTAAGTAACTTAAAACATTACTAAAATAAGCAAAAATTCTATTTCTAACTCATAATATGGTGTAATATCACATGTATAATGAAAATAACAATTCCTGTATAGACCATCTCTAGATCAGTAGTGTGTAAAGACACACTTCCACAGTAATTCTCATACTAAAACCAAAAACTGTTTCTAagctaataaaaaaaaactaattaCAAACCAAAATTATAACAAATGTAGTTATATGTATTGAGGCAAATTGTAGGATTTTGTTACAAAAAAAGAATTGAGAGTTGTTACCTTGAGAATTAAATTCTAATTTAAATCTGGGAAGCTTGGTGTGAACTTGGACATTAATTCGCTCCTTGGCATACATCTCAAAGCGTTTACATTACAAGAAGGGCCCCAGGGTCTGGTTTAGTGTAGAGATGAGAGGTCTCCCCAGAAGGGAATCTGGTGTAATAGCTGTGACCTCACCTCTCCTGGACAGTGGTGCCTCGTACGGCCGAGTCTTAGCTACTAGGAGTGTGTTTAACGCGACACAAGACTTACACTATGGCCTTCGTTTGTAAATTTCCATGCAACTTTTCAGAGAGCGATGAACATAGTTGGTTTAAAATGAAACCTGACGGGAGCCCGTGATCAAATTACATCTTATGCCCGATTTGGTCGATGCTTTAGCCCAGGATCGTGGCTTCCGCGTAGGAGCTGTCCAAGCACACGGACAAGGGTGGGTGAGTAAATGACTCTCTCGAATACTGGAGCGTGGGGTGTCCGTTTGCCATCTGGTCTCACTGCTGTATGCCGCCTTCAGACGGAAGTGATTCAATCCCTGGCTCCAGAGGGTCTCTGGctcaggaaggaggaggggaaaggcagTTACACAGTCTTTACGACAGTGCAGGTTCAGGGAAAGGTGATTCTGCCCTTTAGCATGGTCTGGGCCTGGTTTCACGCCAGCTGGTCCATTAGACCATTGCTGTAGGGCTGCTAATTAAAGGAATATCAACACTGGGTATTCAGGGGTCAGATTTAACCCTCTAGGCCTGACAAGGAGAAAAACCAGCTGTTAGCTGACTCTGGGGCAGGCGAGAGGAGCGGttgtggggagtggggcggggggctggaacCCAGACACTGGTGGGCCAGGGGTGCCTGTGGGAATCAGTGCACAGCCCCAcggaggagggctgggggatCCCTTACCGGGGGATGGTGCtatgggagcagggcaggaggtggcCCGTGGGAAAGACTCCGTGGAGAGGCCAGGGGCTGCGGGGGCACAGACAGGGCTCCCTGGCTCGGAGGGGCCTGGGAACCCAGAGCTAGGGGGAGTTGGGAACCCCAAGAGGGAAGGGTCTAGGCTGGAAGGGCCAATGGAGTACTCAGCAGCGAATGCCTTACTGGGGGAACTAGCACGGGACTGAGAGCAAGGTGCCAGCAGGGC
The window above is part of the Natator depressus isolate rNatDep1 chromosome 14, rNatDep2.hap1, whole genome shotgun sequence genome. Proteins encoded here:
- the LOC141998235 gene encoding uncharacterized protein LOC141998235 isoform X1 — translated: MERGAELWVPGPRGAEETPRDARTGFLIPGPDVLSWMERGAERWVPGPRGAEETPRDARTAEGLMSETEENPEQDGPEPAELYGTLPGSSQSPQRGAACERQEAERPGESAPYRADLTGPHRTAAQPRASLGDRLFTCPECGKGFGQSAHLLRHQTVHTGERPYKCPECGKGFSQSSDLTTHRRVHTGEEPYACAECGKRFAQSSNLIRHQRTHTAETPYRCPDCGKRFRRTSHLAMHRRVHTGERPYRCPDCGKRFSHSSHLHRHRRVHTGERPHRCPECGKGFGVKSTLVTHRRVHTAERPYACAECGRAFAQSSTLNRHRRTHAAERPYRCPECGKRFLQSSNLVTHLILHTGERPFHCPRCQKTFSQSSNLSRHQRTHTGPRACPCPECGESVQRGAGLSAHQRRHAGQETPSPPC
- the LOC141998235 gene encoding uncharacterized protein LOC141998235 isoform X2, with protein sequence MERGAERWVPGPRGAEETPRDARTAEGLMSETEENPEQDGPEPAELYGTLPGSSQSPQRGAACERQEAERPGESAPYRADLTGPHRTAAQPRASLGDRLFTCPECGKGFGQSAHLLRHQTVHTGERPYKCPECGKGFSQSSDLTTHRRVHTGEEPYACAECGKRFAQSSNLIRHQRTHTAETPYRCPDCGKRFRRTSHLAMHRRVHTGERPYRCPDCGKRFSHSSHLHRHRRVHTGERPHRCPECGKGFGVKSTLVTHRRVHTAERPYACAECGRAFAQSSTLNRHRRTHAAERPYRCPECGKRFLQSSNLVTHLILHTGERPFHCPRCQKTFSQSSNLSRHQRTHTGPRACPCPECGESVQRGAGLSAHQRRHAGQETPSPPC